One stretch of Streptomyces agglomeratus DNA includes these proteins:
- a CDS encoding DUF4287 domain-containing protein: MSQVFSEETHQNLLSRIPQCTGREVSDWLRTVDDGPALFRFEEKVSWLRSEHNLAYGHAKAIIHEYDLRRAARRLL, encoded by the coding sequence ATGTCCCAAGTCTTCTCCGAAGAGACCCACCAGAACCTGCTCTCCCGAATCCCCCAGTGCACCGGTCGTGAAGTCTCCGACTGGTTGCGCACCGTCGATGACGGCCCCGCCCTCTTCCGTTTCGAGGAGAAGGTGAGCTGGCTTCGGAGCGAACACAATCTCGCCTACGGCCATGCGAAGGCGATCATCCACGAGTACGACCTGAGGCGCGCCGCCCGGCGATTGCTCTAG
- a CDS encoding LysE family translocator has translation MVSTDRLLGFAAMSFLLIVIPGPSVLFVIGRALAQGRRAALTTVVGNTLGAYVLVVAVALGVGSVVERSVLAFTALKLVGAAYLVYLGVKAVRQRGALHASLTGDGAASGGLRTLWEGFAVGVANPKTIVFFAAVLPQFVDRSQGHVPLQMLVLGLVFNVIAVASDSVWGLVAATTRSWFARSPQRLAVIGGVGGLTMIGLGVTVAATGRKD, from the coding sequence ATGGTGTCCACCGACCGGCTGCTGGGATTCGCGGCCATGTCATTCCTGCTGATCGTCATTCCCGGCCCCAGTGTGCTGTTCGTGATCGGCAGGGCGCTGGCGCAGGGGCGCCGAGCCGCGCTGACCACGGTCGTGGGGAACACGCTCGGAGCGTATGTGCTCGTCGTGGCGGTGGCGCTCGGCGTCGGGTCCGTGGTGGAGCGCTCGGTACTCGCCTTCACGGCGCTCAAGCTCGTGGGCGCCGCGTACTTGGTGTACCTCGGCGTAAAAGCGGTGCGGCAGCGTGGGGCGTTGCACGCTTCGCTGACGGGTGACGGTGCCGCGTCCGGCGGCCTGCGCACGCTGTGGGAGGGGTTCGCCGTCGGCGTGGCCAACCCCAAAACCATCGTGTTCTTCGCTGCCGTACTGCCTCAGTTCGTCGACCGAAGCCAGGGGCACGTACCGCTTCAAATGCTGGTGCTCGGCTTGGTCTTCAACGTCATCGCGGTGGCGTCCGACAGTGTGTGGGGATTGGTGGCGGCCACCACGCGGAGCTGGTTCGCCCGCTCCCCGCAGCGGCTCGCCGTGATCGGAGGGGTCGGCGGGCTGACGATGATCGGTCTCGGCGTCACAGTGGCGGCGACAGGTCGCAAGGACTAG
- a CDS encoding cystathionine beta-synthase, with the protein MQFHDSMITLVGNTPLVRLGSVTAGIQATVLAKVEYFNPGGSVKDRIALRMIEAAEESGALKPGGTIVEPTSGNTGVGLAIVAQQKGYKCIFVCPDKVSTDKINVLRAYGAEVVVCPTAVDPEHPDSYYNVSDRLVAETPGAWKPDQYSNPNNPRSHYETTGPELWTQTDGKITHFVAGVGTGGTISGTGRYLKEVSDGKVKIIGADPEGSVYSGGSGRPYLVEGVGEDFWPSAYDATVTDEIVAVSDKDSFQMTRRLAKEEGLLVGGSCGMAVVGALRVAERLGPDDVVVVLLPDSGRGYLSKIFNDEWMADYGFLEESGTHASVGDVLQHKEGDIPKLVHMHPEETVGEAIDVLREYGVSQMPIVKPGAGHPDVMAAEVIGSVVERELLDALFAQRAQLGDRLEKHMSAPLPQVGSGEPVEDLMAVLGSKGQHDAAIVLVEGKPTGVVSRQDLLAFLAKPQV; encoded by the coding sequence GTGCAATTTCACGACTCGATGATCACCCTCGTCGGCAACACCCCGCTTGTGAGGCTTGGCAGCGTGACGGCCGGAATCCAGGCAACAGTCCTGGCCAAGGTCGAGTACTTCAATCCCGGCGGATCCGTGAAGGACCGGATCGCCCTGCGCATGATCGAGGCGGCGGAGGAGAGCGGCGCGCTCAAGCCCGGCGGCACGATCGTCGAACCGACGTCCGGCAACACCGGTGTCGGCCTCGCCATCGTGGCTCAGCAAAAGGGCTACAAGTGCATCTTCGTCTGCCCCGACAAGGTCTCGACGGACAAGATCAATGTGCTGCGCGCGTACGGCGCCGAGGTCGTCGTGTGCCCCACGGCCGTCGACCCCGAGCACCCGGACTCGTACTACAACGTCTCCGACCGCCTGGTCGCCGAGACGCCGGGTGCCTGGAAGCCGGACCAGTACAGCAACCCGAACAACCCGCGCTCGCACTACGAGACGACCGGTCCCGAACTGTGGACGCAGACGGACGGGAAGATCACCCACTTCGTCGCGGGTGTCGGCACCGGCGGCACGATCTCCGGTACCGGCCGCTACCTGAAGGAGGTCAGCGACGGGAAGGTCAAGATCATCGGCGCGGACCCCGAGGGTTCGGTGTACTCGGGTGGTTCGGGCCGGCCGTACCTGGTCGAGGGTGTCGGTGAGGACTTCTGGCCGTCGGCGTACGACGCGACCGTGACGGACGAGATCGTCGCGGTGTCGGACAAGGACTCGTTCCAGATGACGCGCCGCCTCGCCAAGGAGGAGGGCCTCCTGGTCGGCGGCTCCTGCGGCATGGCGGTCGTCGGCGCGCTGCGCGTCGCGGAGCGCCTCGGCCCGGACGACGTCGTGGTCGTGCTGCTGCCGGACAGCGGCCGCGGCTACCTCAGCAAGATCTTCAACGACGAGTGGATGGCGGACTACGGCTTCCTGGAGGAGTCGGGTACCCACGCGAGCGTCGGTGACGTCCTTCAGCACAAGGAGGGCGACATCCCGAAGCTGGTGCACATGCACCCGGAGGAGACCGTCGGCGAGGCGATCGACGTACTGCGTGAGTACGGCGTCTCGCAGATGCCGATCGTGAAGCCGGGCGCGGGACACCCGGACGTCATGGCGGCGGAGGTCATCGGCTCGGTCGTCGAACGCGAGCTGCTGGACGCCCTGTTCGCCCAGCGTGCACAGCTGGGAGACCGGCTGGAGAAGCACATGAGCGCGCCGCTGCCGCAGGTCGGGTCGGGAGAGCCGGTGGAGGACCTGATGGCCGTACTGGGCAGCAAGGGGCAGCACGACGCGGCGATTGTGCTGGTCGAGGGGAAGCCGACGGGCGTGGTGAGCAGGCAGGACCTGCTGGCGTTCCTGGCGAAGCCGCAGGTGTAG
- a CDS encoding acetyl-CoA C-acetyltransferase, producing MPEAVIVSTARSPIGRAFKGSLKDLRPDDLTATIVQAALAKVPELDPRDIDDLMLGCGLPGGEQGHNLGRIVAVQMGMDHLPGCTVTRYCSSSLQTSRMALHAIKAGEGDVFISAGVEMVSRSVKGNSDSLPDTHNPLFAEAEARTAAVAQSEGADWHDPREDGLVPDAYIAMGQTAENLARLKGISRAEMDEFGVRSQNLAEQAIKNGFWEREITPVTTPDGTVVSQDDGPRAGVTLEGVQGLKPVFRPDGRVTAANCCPLNDGAAALVIMSDTKARELGLTPLARIVSTGVSGLSPEIMGYGPVEASKQALKRAGLTIGDIDLAEINEAFAAQVIPSYQDLGLDLDKLNVNGGAIAVGHPFGMTGARITGTLINSLQFHDKQFGLETMCVGGGQGMAMVIERLS from the coding sequence ATGCCCGAAGCCGTGATCGTTTCCACCGCCCGTTCGCCCATCGGCCGCGCCTTCAAGGGCTCGCTGAAGGACCTGCGGCCCGACGACCTGACCGCCACCATCGTGCAGGCCGCCCTCGCCAAGGTGCCCGAGCTCGACCCCCGTGACATCGACGACCTCATGCTGGGCTGCGGCCTCCCGGGCGGCGAGCAGGGACACAACCTGGGCCGCATCGTCGCCGTCCAGATGGGCATGGACCACCTCCCCGGCTGCACCGTCACCCGGTACTGTTCCTCCTCGCTCCAGACCTCCCGCATGGCGCTGCACGCCATCAAGGCCGGCGAGGGCGACGTCTTCATCTCCGCCGGTGTCGAGATGGTGTCCCGCTCCGTCAAGGGCAATTCGGACAGCCTCCCGGACACCCACAACCCGCTGTTCGCCGAGGCGGAGGCCCGTACCGCCGCCGTCGCGCAGAGCGAGGGCGCGGACTGGCACGACCCGCGCGAGGACGGCCTCGTCCCCGACGCGTACATCGCGATGGGGCAGACCGCCGAGAACCTCGCCCGCCTCAAGGGCATCTCCCGCGCCGAGATGGACGAGTTCGGCGTACGGTCGCAGAACCTCGCCGAGCAGGCCATCAAGAACGGCTTCTGGGAGCGCGAGATCACCCCGGTCACGACCCCCGACGGGACCGTCGTGTCGCAGGACGACGGGCCGCGCGCCGGTGTCACCCTCGAAGGCGTCCAGGGCCTCAAGCCCGTCTTCCGCCCCGACGGCCGCGTCACCGCCGCGAACTGCTGCCCGCTGAACGACGGCGCCGCCGCCCTCGTCATCATGAGCGACACCAAGGCCCGTGAGCTGGGGCTGACGCCGCTGGCGCGGATCGTTTCGACCGGCGTCTCCGGCCTCTCGCCCGAGATCATGGGTTACGGCCCCGTCGAGGCCAGCAAGCAGGCGCTCAAGCGCGCCGGGCTGACCATCGGCGACATCGACCTCGCCGAGATCAACGAGGCGTTCGCCGCCCAGGTGATCCCGTCGTACCAGGACCTCGGTCTGGACCTGGACAAGCTGAACGTCAACGGTGGCGCCATCGCCGTCGGCCACCCCTTCGGCATGACGGGCGCCCGCATCACCGGCACGCTGATCAACAGCCTCCAGTTCCACGACAAGCAGTTCGGCCTGGAGACGATGTGCGTCGGTGGCGGCCAGGGCATGGCCATGGTCATCGAGCGCCTCAGCTGA
- a CDS encoding Bax inhibitor-1/YccA family protein, with protein MRSSNPVFSRRGFSRDNGTAGFTAAPQAGGPAVGTAQGNPYAQGAPANPYATNPYAQQDTQYGAPQAPVRGNVMTMDDVVARTGMTLGLVIAGATVAWVMDLSLGLAIGAALVAMVLGLVQSFKSKPVPAMILAYAAFEGIFLGALSNYVNTYVAEGAAMQAVLGTMAVFVTMLFLYKTRIIRVTQRFTRYLMIAAISFIVLTSVNLLFMVFAGGDGLGFRSGGMGILFGVVGVLLGAFFLAMDFKQVEDGVAYGAPREESWMAAFGLTLTLVWIYLEMLRLVSILSGDD; from the coding sequence ATGAGGAGCAGCAACCCGGTCTTCTCGCGACGGGGCTTCAGCCGCGACAACGGCACCGCGGGCTTCACCGCGGCACCGCAGGCCGGGGGCCCCGCCGTCGGTACGGCGCAGGGCAACCCGTACGCCCAGGGCGCCCCCGCGAACCCGTACGCGACCAACCCTTACGCCCAGCAGGACACGCAGTACGGCGCCCCGCAGGCGCCCGTACGCGGCAACGTGATGACGATGGACGACGTCGTCGCGCGGACGGGCATGACGCTCGGCCTCGTGATCGCCGGCGCCACCGTGGCATGGGTGATGGACCTCAGCCTCGGCCTGGCCATCGGCGCCGCTCTCGTGGCGATGGTGCTCGGGCTGGTCCAGTCCTTCAAGAGCAAGCCCGTCCCCGCGATGATCCTGGCGTACGCGGCCTTCGAGGGCATCTTCCTCGGCGCACTCAGCAACTACGTGAACACGTACGTGGCCGAGGGCGCGGCCATGCAGGCGGTGCTGGGCACGATGGCGGTCTTCGTCACCATGCTCTTCCTGTACAAGACCCGGATCATCCGCGTCACCCAGCGCTTCACGCGCTACCTGATGATCGCCGCGATCAGCTTCATCGTCCTGACCTCCGTGAACCTGCTGTTCATGGTGTTCGCCGGCGGTGACGGCCTCGGCTTCCGCAGCGGCGGAATGGGCATCCTCTTCGGTGTCGTCGGTGTGCTGCTCGGCGCGTTCTTCCTCGCCATGGACTTCAAGCAGGTCGAGGACGGCGTGGCGTACGGCGCTCCCCGCGAGGAGTCGTGGATGGCGGCCTTCGGCCTCACCCTGACCCTGGTGTGGATCTACCTGGAGATGCTGCGACTGGTCTCCATCCTCAGCGGCGACGACTAG
- a CDS encoding SGNH/GDSL hydrolase family protein, giving the protein MARRIAAGAAYGGGGIGLVGAAAVGIFLAEVQLAKRSVGDGRAPVPPLADGLYGMPLAGYPMDAPLRLAMLGDSTAAGQGVRRAGQTPGALLASGLAAVAERPVVLRNVALPGAQSDDLERQVTVVLADRERLPDVCVIMIGANDVTHRMPPTQSVRYLAAAVRRLRTAGAEVVVGTCPDLGTIEPVYQPLRWLARRVSRQLAAAQTIGTVEQGGRTVSLGDLLGPEFLANPRELFGPDNYHPSAEGYATAAMAVLPTLCAALGLWPESDRLDASRDEDMLPVAKAAAEAASAAGTEVTGARAPWALLKHRRRRRLPAATEPAHQSEPRRAL; this is encoded by the coding sequence GTGGCACGGCGAATCGCCGCTGGCGCGGCATATGGAGGGGGCGGGATCGGTCTGGTCGGCGCGGCGGCGGTGGGGATCTTCCTTGCCGAGGTGCAGCTGGCCAAGCGGTCCGTGGGCGACGGGCGGGCGCCGGTCCCACCCCTGGCGGACGGGCTGTACGGAATGCCCCTGGCCGGGTACCCGATGGACGCCCCGCTGCGGCTCGCCATGCTCGGCGACTCGACGGCGGCGGGGCAGGGCGTACGCCGGGCCGGGCAGACCCCCGGGGCGCTCCTCGCGTCCGGTCTCGCGGCGGTGGCGGAGCGTCCGGTCGTACTGCGCAACGTGGCGCTGCCCGGGGCGCAGTCGGACGACCTGGAGCGGCAGGTCACGGTCGTACTGGCGGACCGGGAGCGACTGCCCGACGTCTGCGTGATCATGATCGGCGCGAACGACGTCACGCACCGGATGCCCCCCACGCAGTCGGTCCGTTACCTCGCTGCGGCGGTACGCCGCCTGCGTACGGCCGGGGCGGAGGTGGTCGTCGGCACCTGTCCCGACCTGGGCACGATCGAGCCGGTCTACCAGCCGCTGCGGTGGCTGGCCCGGCGCGTCTCGCGGCAGCTGGCGGCGGCGCAGACGATCGGCACGGTGGAGCAGGGAGGACGCACGGTGTCGCTGGGCGACCTGCTGGGGCCGGAGTTCCTGGCGAACCCCCGCGAGCTGTTCGGGCCGGACAACTACCACCCCTCGGCGGAGGGGTACGCGACGGCGGCGATGGCCGTGCTGCCGACGCTGTGCGCGGCGCTGGGGCTGTGGCCGGAGTCGGACCGGCTGGACGCGTCGCGGGACGAGGACATGCTGCCGGTCGCCAAGGCGGCGGCGGAGGCGGCTTCGGCCGCAGGTACGGAGGTCACGGGCGCCCGGGCGCCCTGGGCCCTGCTGAAGCACCGCCGGCGCCGGCGCCTGCCGGCCGCGACGGAACCGGCTCACCAGTCGGAGCCGCGCCGGGCGCTGTGA